The DNA sequence GCTATGTTCCATATTCTCCACATGGTAAAATACAATTCTCTGCGTTTATCTCAAGCAACAAACTTTGTTAAATTAGGAAGCTAGCAATAGCAACCTTAGATACAAACAGTATGCACACTCGTACAAAAACACAGTGCCCCTACACCATGTCCCAATTCTTGAACAGTATCTGGTTTTCTCACTGGTGAAATAAAATATCTGTGTATCCTCATGGAGATGGTGAAAAAGGTCTATGATCTAAATTTTAGCCAAACATGTATTTTGGATCTTACAAAATAATTCATGTTTTCCGATGCATCAGTAAATGTATCTGACTACACTGTTTTTGTCTAGTGTAAAATTATAAGCCATTCAAACTATTAACAACTGTAACACCTAGCTTAATTACTTGCATAGAAGATTCAAGTTTCTATGGTCCACTAATCAAGCCAGATTGATCCAGTGGAAATGTGCACAATAACAAACAAGTGCATAGAACAGCTGAAATCAATTGAATGCATGGTACTATGCTTGCAGCAACCAgttgaaacaacaaaaaaataaaaaataaaaaatttcaagcaaATAGAAAATCCGATTACTTATACGTTCAAACAAAAGACATGTTTTAAAAGCAAATCCCCTGAGTCTACAGATACCACACCCGCGAAACCCTAAAGAAGATATCTTGAATACACGAAAACCTACAAGACGGAGAACCAGATTACAACCTAGACTGCGAAACGAGAGACCATAGCGCAATGAACATGGAAACCCTAATAGCACGGAAGCGATTACCTCCAAGGCCAGCATATAATAAAATCACCAACCTTGGGAGGTCTAAGAACAATAATATCCAGAAAAGAAACAGAAAAGCCGAAATCGGACCTCGCGTAGCTGATCTTTGTATGTGGAGACATTGGAAGCTAGATCTTCGATGCTTAAATCCTCGGCCCCTTGCATCTTTTCCCTCTGTATTTTCTCTTCGGGCTTTTGCTCTCGATTCGCTCCGCCCCTTCGAGGAGATTCGAAGGTTAAGGGTGGAACCCAAAATTTTGGTTCTTGTATTCTCTTCGTTTCTAATTTGTGACCCTCgacatttaaataaaataatatttcttttatcagATGATTCCGAGGACACGATAGATAATcaatttcgtatttactattgccctTATATTctaatgtgtgtgtatatatatatatatatatatatattagaataaTAGAAGAACAGCCCTTTGACTTGAGATGGAATGATCCTTTTGTGGGCTTCAAAATAATTACTATaaagaaataataatttattttcattagtaagatttttattttttaactttttttgtaaaaaatatttttaaatttaagaataaaTGATTGAGTCTGCCAAAGTTCTATATCAAGTTGAAGTTAGAGCAATGAGGTTGATTTTAACTGtggataaaagaaagaaaaaaaactataGAAGCTATAGCCTTCACAGGTTAATTATATTTGAAGTTTAAAGTTTCTCTTAAATGTCCTTTTCTTGTTTTACTCGATTTAATGCTTACAATGAATAAAGTTTTGAGTCTTCTTGATAGTTACTTgaaatgaactttttttttttttgtacttagGTTGCAAAGTTATAGGAAATAATAACGGACTAATTGATCTTTATACTTTTAAGAGTTACATTGGGATctctatacttatgaaagtaaaacatttaacctCGTTTCTTCTTACATCATCATCGACTCTTATGATAAAAGTATCATAAAGTTTAATACTGAGTATGTGCTGACTCTAGTTTACTTTTGTTTACCACTGAACACGTGTGGTATTTCCATCAACAAAGTCGATAACACGAAGAGAAACatagttaaatatttcactttcgcaAGTATATGGACCATAATGtgatttttgaaaatatagataTTGAGATGTTAAAggtagctaattacatattataatTAGCTCAAATAATGACTTCACAAATACCTCAACGTTATGTGAACAACACCTTAGCATCATATGAGACACCTTAATGCTAACTGATCGACATCTCAATATCACATCTTCATCATTTTTATACTGTACAGCTATCATGGTTTCATCTTCTATATGTTATCGATTATATCGTGCCTATCGTTGCTCGAATTTAGCACAATACATTTTTGCCTTATTTGAAAAATACATAAAATCATTCCCAATATCAACTCATGTCGGTAAGCATAACAATTTCTAAGTCACACTATAAAAAGCCCTCTAGTGAACACATTGAAAAACTCTCATTCAATCAATGGTTTTCTTTGTCACTCTTAATATTTTACTGACACCTCAACTCTTAAAGTAGCTTAAACATGAGAAGGATTTTATTCGATGCGCCCTGACACAATTTTGCGAGACCCAAcacctcttggatttgattacTCTCGATATCGACAAGAGACAAATGCAGAATAGAACATCAATTCGTTTTGAATCAGTATCTCTCAGACAATCAAATTTCAATTTAACACCTGCTTAGGTTCTTAGGTTCTTTCATAGACTGTTGAAAGCTTAATAGAATAATTAAATTGGGAAAAAGAAGGATAATTACCAAACTCAAGCAGCAGAACAGCTTGTGTCTAACCACTATATAATAACACAGTACATAGCAGCCTGCCAAGACATTGTCCTATCTCAAACTTTTTTAGGCAGTTTAATATTTCGGAGAACAATCAACAGACAGCACACAACTCAACATCTATAGAGATGTTGAACAGATTAGCATACATTATTTGATTAATACCTGCACCAAGTCATCATATAGAACAAGAAACCAGTGTAAGAAAAGCAACGTAGCAGGACTTAAGATATGTCCAACATGAAATATACAACAGTGGCCAAACTAACAATCTATCCCTCTCAAGGAATACTGATAAGCCCTTCCACACCTCTAGCCCTCCACATGAAGTTGATCAAAATTCCAGTCTCTAACTAGGTCCCTACTCACAGCTCGGCTTCGGAGGAGGCGTGGAGTTCCTGCCATTCCTTGACCCGTTGCCATCAAGGGGAATGGTGTCACTTTGGATGTTGAAATGGCATTAGCCGTCCCAGTGGCGACGGTGACCTTCCGAATTAAGCAGGTAACTGCAGCACATCGGCCCTCATCTTCTGAACTTGAGACAGAGTAACTCCTAAAGGATCGTGATGGACTATCCATGCTATGGCACACAAGACAAGCTAAACTCATTGCGGAGATACAGATGGCCACAGCAGAAACTATCATAACATAGGACAATTGTCACTGTGGTAACCTAGCACAAttgttagtaggcatttaaatagATGTAAAAAATCACCAAGTGGTACCAACAGAGAACACAATAATTTTCACCAGAGTTCATTCTGCAGTAAGACAGTGATTTGCATTCATGATATCTGCAGATTCTTTCCTTATGTGTTTCATGGaaagttttattttataaaaaaatttaaaaaacaaaatTAATAGTGAAGTCAACAGTTTGTGAAGTCATATGATATTTTATCAGTGTGAAGCCAAGGATAAATTTTTGAGGGAACAGAACTCGATAAAGTACAAACAAGAGAAATATGAAACTATAACATGTTTTTGCAAGAGAACTATTAAAACAACTACTGAAATCTGGATGACTTTGATTAGAAGATTTTACCTTTTTCTGATAAAATGTCATATTTTCTTGTGCCTAATTGGCCAACTATTTAACACATTGATTCTAGGGGGATGGGATGAATATCAAGGAACTATATGTCTAAACCCTTCAGAATGTATTCTAGACTGCCTTTTTCTTTTCCCCCTTTATGCATGGTACAACATTTTAAAAGGATTTATCAGGGGTTCTTCTTTTatttaaatgatttcaaaaaCATATGAAACATTCATATCATTTAAGAAAAGGATATTTATGCTAGCCACCTCAATCCTTCAGAAGACAGAAAACCAACTCCCATAATTATTTATCTATCCTTTTTGTTTCTTATGTAAGTTTCCTCCAGTTATCTCTTAATTTTCTAAGCAGAATttcttaaaattatcaaaaataggAAACTGGATTTTTGGTAAACAAATTATTATGTTATGGTCAATACGCTGTTCCTCAACTGTTAATTTGAACTATATGTTAATTTAAATTGAACTGTATGTTAATTTACCAATACAGAAATTGGTAATTTAAATAACCAGGGTAATTTGAACTGTATGTTAATTTGAAGGATGAGTTAATACAGTTATGAAACCGATGTTGTTTAGCTGTGAATATTCCCCTTGGCAATTCAAGTCGCCAACTTGATCCATCCAACTATACTAATAATGATAAGAGCTTATCAGTTATCACAATACCCACATCCGGATAAACAATAAAACATTTAGTAAACACATTAGCTAATTAAAAGAATCTTCAGTTCAAGTATTCCCTGATATATCTTTTTTGTATCAACAATGCTCAGACttcaaaatttaagatattttggtGACATTATTAAAAAAGATTATTTCTAATATCATaccatctttaaatatttaaaggtaatgcTGCGTGTATTGATCATCCTCAAATCCTGTATTGGCGGGAGTCTCAGTGCACTGTGTAAGCCCTTTCTAATATTCTACCATCTAAAGCTTATGAGCTTACATCATAACAGGATAATTAACACATTTTCCCATAATACCCCATAGAAATGCTGTATTCTCAAGTTCTTTAATATTGTTATATTTCTTATACCAACTTTATGTTATatcaatatataaattttaaaaaaataaggtcCAGGAGGGCATCTGAATAATTTAAGAAGTATTCTAGCAATGGCATTCATGAACATTTACTTGGATAATATCTATACTTAAAGCTTCTTTGCGACTAGAGGCAGTGATCCAACATCTTTAAATTGGTTTTGATCTTGGACTGATAATCTGAGGAACACTTCATAGAAAAAAATAGATTGAAAGCATAAAACCTTAACCGAAGACCCCTTCTACTACCTTCAACCAATGATATTAATCTGAGTTCTGAAAGATCCCAAAAAATAATCAATTACTGTATAACAATAAAAAGCATAATCAACTACTTGTAGATCAATAAATATTCAACATTGACCAAGTCATTCGGTCTCCACAAGTTACAAAGTAGCAGTCTAAGTGTAAGTATGTCTCCATGAGTTTCAAAGTAGAAGCCTAAGTGAAGAGGTTGCATAATCTAATTAAGGAACTTCCAGTAAGCAAACTAAAAATGATGGACGACTGTTTATCATCTTACCATGGTCACACTTATGAGAACTCCTAAGCTACAGCATTTATACATGTTAATGTTCTCACtagataatataatttatatggGGTATAGATCAATAATAAGACATGTACATGACATATATAGCTATTGTTAATTAAATTATTGAAAAACTGAAAGTCCAATTTTAAGTTTGCCATACAAATGCAACAAACACATTTCTTTTTACTGATTGTTGCATCAATCTTTAAGAATGAGAACCAATGATGCTATATAAATTGAATGTGCATAATAATGTAGGAATTGAGAaggaatgaaaatgcaaaatataATGGTTTGATGATGAACCATATGTATCTGAAATTATCCAGATAT is a window from the Musa acuminata AAA Group cultivar baxijiao chromosome BXJ2-1, Cavendish_Baxijiao_AAA, whole genome shotgun sequence genome containing:
- the LOC103983719 gene encoding uncharacterized protein LOC103983719 isoform X2, with protein sequence MIVSAVAICISAMSLACLVCHSMDSPSRSFRSYSVSSSEDEGRCAAVTCLIRKVTVATGTANAISTSKVTPFPLMATGQGMAGTPRLLRSRAVSRDLVRDWNFDQLHVEG
- the LOC103983719 gene encoding uncharacterized protein LOC103983719 isoform X3 — protein: MSLACLVCHSMDSPSRSFRSYSVSSSEDEGRCAAVTCLIRKVTVATGTANAISTSKVTPFPLMATGQGMAGTPRLLRSRAVSRDLVRDWNFDQLHVEG
- the LOC103983719 gene encoding uncharacterized protein LOC103983719 isoform X1, with the protein product MGYNRLVAALPFPDPHPRLSLSLSGSPSFLPHLSLSHISDARSKAFRTPLQVSAVAICISAMSLACLVCHSMDSPSRSFRSYSVSSSEDEGRCAAVTCLIRKVTVATGTANAISTSKVTPFPLMATGQGMAGTPRLLRSRAVSRDLVRDWNFDQLHVEG